From Paenibacillus sp.:
GCCGGCGGCGAGCTCGAACGCGGCGCCCGCCGCGGCGTGCGCCGGTCCGACTCCGGCCGCGACGACATGGAAGCGCGGATCGCCGCGGAAGCCGCGCAGCGCGGCCTCGCGCTCGGCGTCGACCGCCGTCACGACGAGCACGCGCTTAAGGGGATGATCGTTCATCGCAAGGAATCGCTCCTTTATCGGTTCTGTTCCGGTTTTCCCCGGTAAATTGCATGGACGAAAGCGTCGATGGACAAGTACGTTTAATGTTAACTATACCGGATAAGGGGGCAGGGAACAAACGATGAAGGCACCGTTGTTCAGAGATCCGATCTATGACGGAGCGGCCGATCCGGTCGTCGTTTGGAACGAACCGGCACAGGAGTGGTGGATGGTTTATACGAACCGGAGGGCGACGGCGGAAGGGCCGAAGTTCGCCTGGGTGCATGGCACCGACCTCGGCGTCGCGTCGTCCGCGGACGGCGGCCGCACGTGGAAATACCGGGGGACGCTGCAGGGGCTCGACACCGAATGGGGGCGCAACACGTTCTGGGCGCCTGAAATCATTCGGCGCGAAGGGCTGTACCACATGTACGTCAGCTACATTCAAGGCGTGCCGGACGATTGGCCGGGACATCGGCGGGACATTCGCCACTACACGAGCCCGGATCTCATCCGTTGGAAGTATGTAAGCACGCTGGAGCTGAGCTCCGACCGCGTCATCGACGCATGCGTCTATCCGCTGCCGGACGGCCGGTTCCGCATGTGGTACAAGGACGAGGCGAACGGCTCGCATACGTACGCGGCGGACAGCGACGACTTGTACCGATGGAGCGTCGTCGGTCCCGTCATCGCCGATCGGCCGCATGAAGGGCCGAACGTGTTCCGGCTCGCAGGAGCGTATTGGATGATCGTGGACGAATGGCGGGGGCAGGGCGTCTACCGGTCCGACGATTTGGAACGGTGGGAGCGGAACGGGCTCATCCTCGATACGCCCGGTTCGCGCGAGGACGACGGCACGATCGGCTTGCATGCCGACGTCGTCGTGCAGGGAGAGGAAGCGTACATTTTTTATTTCACGCATCCCGAGCGGGGCGGCGCGCTGTCGTCGCCGTCCGGCATCGCGGCGTACGCGGACCGGCGCTCCTCGATTCAAGTCGCGAAGCTGCGCGTCGCCGACGGCAAGCTCGTCTGCGACCGGGACGAGCCGTTCGAGCTGCGCTTGACCGCGCCATGAAGAAAAGAAGGCCGACGTCGGAATGTCCGGCGCCGGCCTTCTTTCTTCATGTTCTTATTCGATGAAAGGCAGCGAGATCGAAACCGTCGTTCCTTCGCCGGGGCAGCTGTCGATTCGCATCGTTCCGCCGTGGCTCTCCAGGATCCGGTGGCAGATCATCAAGCCGAGCCCCGTGCCGGTCGATTTGGTCGTGAAGAACGGCTCGCCGATTCTCGGGAGCAGCTCCTTCGGAATGCCAGGTCCTTCGTCGCGGATGCAGGCGACCGCCAGATCTTGCGAGCGGAGGACGGACAGGTGGATCGTACCGCCCTGCGGCATCGCGTCGATCGCGTTCTTCAGCACGTTCAGGAACACCTGCTTGATCCGATGCTCGTCGCACAAGACCGGCGGCAGCTCCTCGCAAATGTCCCACGCGAACAGGACGTTGTGCAGGATCGTTTCGCTCTCCAGCACGAACAAGACGGAGCGAAGCATGTCCGCGAACCCGACGGGGGCGATGGTCGTCATCTGCGGCTTCGATAAACTCATGAAATCGTTCACAATTAAGTTGATCCGATCGATTTCGCTCAGCATCGTATCCAAATAATGCTGCTTGTGCGCGACCAAATCTCTGCGCAGCAGTTGCGTGAACCCGCGGAGCGACGTGAGCGGGTTCCGAATTTCGTGGGCGACGCCCGCGGCCAGTTGGCCGAGGAAGCTCAGCTTCTCGGAACGCAGAAGCATATCTTCCGATTGTTTGCGCTCCGTCAAATCCCGGAGCACGCTTAACGTCACCGATTTCCCCTTATAGTCGTGAATTTGGATGCTTGAGATTTCTACCGTAATGACGACGCCGTCGCCGCAAACGAGCCTCCGTTCCTGGAACGGCGACGGGTCCTCGGTTTGCATGATGTCCCTGACGACCTGTGCCGAAGCCTCGTGATCGTCGGGATGAATAAACCGGAAAATGCTTTGCCCGACGATGTCTTCCGTTCGCTCCATCCGGACGAGCTTGACGGTCGATTTATTGCAGTACACGATTTGTCCCATATCCGTAATCACGAGCGGCTCGGGCAAAAATTTAATCAAGCGCTCCAAGCTCTCCGAATATTTCCGCAGCCGTTCCTCCTGCGCGACGCGTTCGGTGACGTCCCGGAGCACCGTCTGCACGCAGTTCTCGTTCTCGATGTCGCGAATCGCGACGCTGGACACCTCGGCGTCGAACAACTCTCCGTCGACGCGCATCATTTTGTAAACGGTATAGTTCAGCCGTTCCTTGGAAGCTTTGGCCTGGGCGATCCGGGCTTGTCCTTCGGCAAGGTAATCGGGGTGGACGTGGTCGTAGATGTTCCGGCCGATCAGGTCGGCGGCGGAGCGCGCATGGAACATCCGGACCGCCGAATCGTTCACGTAGTAAACGATATCGTTCGCGTGGAGCACGATCGCATCCGGCGAATGCTGGACCATGCGCCGCAGCGTTCGCTCGCTCCGGTACAGGGAACGTTCGAATCTTTTCTCGGCGGTGAGATCTTTGCCGATCAGCAGCACCGAAGGCTGGCCGTTATAATCCATGGGAAACGCTTGCAATCTAACGATCACCGGTTTCCCGTCGAGCCGTATGAAATGCATGATCGCCGGCCTCGTCGGCATGCCGTTCAGCGGCGATTCGATGAAGCGCTCGAAGGCGGAGCGGTAGGCGCTTGGCACGAAATCGATAACGGAGTTACCTAATATCTGCCCCGGCGTCTGGGCCCCCGCGATCGCCGCGGCAGCGGGGTTCGCATAGACGATACTCCCATCGCGGTAAACGGCGACCGGATCTGGAAGCGAATCAACGATGAATCGGTACTGTTCGGACGAAAACAACGGGACGACGGGTTGCGCGCGATGCGGCATGGAACCAGCCTCTTTCGCCTAACGATGGGTATTTTGATTGTAAGATACCACAAATTATGTATATTAATAAAGATAAAATTACGCGCGCGTGATTTGCTTCGGCAAAAACGCGGCGCCGGACCCGAAAAAAAGGCCGTCCGCCGGAGCGGAACGGCCTTCGTTCGTAGGAATAAACGAGTGCTGATTAATCGTGAATTTGCGCGAACAGCGGCCCGAGCGCTTCCATCGCTTGCGCTTCCTGCTCGCCGTCGATTTCGAGCGTGACTTCGTCGTTCTGGGCGATGCCGAGCGTCAGCATGCTTAACGAGCTTTTGCCGTTCACTTTTTTTCCTTTGCTGATGACGCTGATTTTGCATGGGAACGCGCTCGCTTTTTCGACGAACGTTTTCGTCGGGCGAACGTGAAAGCCTTGCGGGTTGGCGACTACGAACGTTTTGCTGATCATACGGGAACACTCCTCAGTTGGTTTTGGACGAACGCTTTGACTTCTTCGTGGCTGCTCATGTCGAGCGCCTGCTCCGCGAGAGTCTTCCATTGTTCGCGGGAAAGGCCCCCGATGAGCCGGCGCGCCGGCAGGATCGAGCCTGCGCTCATGCTGAATTCATGCAAGCCGAGGCCGAGCAGCAGCGGGATCGCCGTTTCGTCGCCGGCCATTTCGCCGCACATGCCGACCCATTTGCCCTCGCGCTCCGCCGCGCGGATCACCATTCGGATCAGGCGCAAAATGGACGGATGGCAAGGCTGGTACAGATAGGACACGGTTTCGTTCATCCGGTCCGCGGCCATCGTATATTGGATGAGATCGTTCGTGCCGATGCTGAAAAAGTCGACGTCCTTCGCGAACGTATCCGCGGCGATCGCGGCCGCCGGCACTTCGATCATGATGCCGACCTCGATGCGCGCCGCGACGGGAACGCCTTCGGCTTGCAGTTTGGCGCGCTCCTCGTCGAGCAGACGCTTCGCGGCGAGCCATTCCGAGCGGACGGCGACCATCGGGAACATGATTCTCAGGTTCCCATGCGCGCTCGAGCGCAGCAGGGCGCGGAGCTGCGTGCGGAACACGTCCTCGCGGTCGAGGCACAGGCGAAGGGCGCGCTGCCCGAGGAACGGGTTCGATTCCTTCGGCAGGTCGAGGTACGGCAGCTCTTTGTCGCCGCCGATGTCGAGCGTCCGGATGACGACGGGTTTGCCGTTCATTTTCTCGAGCACGGTTTTGTACGTGTGATACTGTTCCTCTTCGGTCGGAAGGGAGGAGCGCTCCATATAGAGAAATTCCGTTCGGAACAGGCCGATCGCTTCGGCTCCGTTCGCGAGCGCCTTCTCGACGTCGGCGATGCCTCCGATGTTGGCGGCCAGCTCGACGCGATGGCCGTCGCTCGAGACGCTCGGCCGCTCGCGCAGCCGCGCCAGCTCGGCTTTGTCCCGTTCGTAGGCGGCTTTCTTCGCTTCGTACTCGGCGAGCCGCTCGGGCGCAGGTTCGACGATGATGCGGCCCTCGACGGCGTCGAGGATGACGGTCGCGCCGTTCGGGACGCTCAGGACGTCCGCGCCCGCGCCGACGACGGCCGGCAGCTCGAGCGACCGCGCCATGATGGCGGAGTGCGACGTCCGGCTGCCGATTTCGGTGACGAAGCCGCGCACGGCGTCAAGGTTCAGCTGCGCCGTATCGGACGGCGTCAAATCGTGCGCGAACACGATGCACGGCTCGGCGACGGAGGCGAGGCTCGCGTTCGGCACGCCGCGCAGATGGCTCATCAGCCGGTCGGCGACGTCCTTCACGTCCGCGGCGCGGGCGCGGAGCAGCTCATTGTCCATGGCGAGCAGCATGTCGATGAAGCCTTGCGCGGTGTCGTGGAGTGCGAACTCCGCGGTGACGCGCTGTTCGGTCAGCCGCTCCTCGATGCCGTCCATCAAGTCAGGGTCCTCGAGCAGCAGGAGATGCCCTTCGAAAATTTCGGCTTTGTCCGCTCCGAGCTTCGCGGCTGTCCGGTCGCGGATCGCTTCCAGCTCGCCGCGCGCCGCGGCGGCCGCTTGCGAGAGCCGCTGGCGCTCCACGGCCGGATCTTCCGCCGTCGTCCGCTCCGGCACGTACGTCTCCGCCGCGGCGACGAACGCCTTGGAGATGACGATGCCCGGGGAGGCGGCGATGCCTTGCAGCGTAATTTCGGTCATGGGCGTAACGCTCCTTTCGGTTCCGCCGCCGTCGAGGCGTGACGTTCGTACGCGGCAGCGGCTTGATCGTGGATCGGATGGCCCTTCGGCAATCCGGTATACTTCTCGAGCGCGCCGTGCACGCCGAGGTCCTGCAGCGCCTGCTGGAGCTCCGCCGCCTCGGGATCGTCCGCGGCGTCGAAGCGGAGGGCTGCGCCCATCGCGGCGGCCAAGTGCGGCACGGCGATGCCGAGCTCGTGCGCGAGCGTCGCCGGGCGAACGAGCCGGTCGTTCGGCGACAGCTTCCGGATCGGCGAGCGGCCGACCCGCGCGACCTCGTCGGTAAGGTAAGGGTTCGCGAAGCGCTCGAGAATCGTTTCGCGGTAGCGGCGGTGCTCTTCTTCGTCGAAGCCGTATTTGGCGACGAGCATCGCGCCGGTTTCTTCGAGAATGGCGACGACTTCCGACTTGACGCGTTCGTCCGCCATGGCGGCTTGAATCGTGTCATGGCCGAGGAGGTAGCCGTGGTACGCGGCGCAGCAGTGGCCGGTGTTGACCGTGAACAGCTTGCGCTCGATATACGGCTGCAGCTCATCGACGTAGTGGACGCCTTCGATGTCGAGCGGTCCGCCGGGCAGCATCGCGGAGCGGTCGACGACCCACTCGGCGAACGGCTCCACCGTGACGCGGAGCGGATCGTCGTGCTTCTGCAGCGGCACGATGCGGTCGACCGCCGCGTTCGGGAACGCGACGCGGCCTTCCGCCGCGGCCCGCGTCTCCGGCGACAGCCGCGCGTAGACATGCTCCTTCAGCTGCTCGCTGCCTCGAATCGCGTTCTCGCAGGCGATGACGTGCAGCGGCGCGGCGACTCCCGCTGCGAGCCGGCGCTCGATGCCCCGCGCGATTCCGTCGGCGATCAGCTTCAGAATGTTCACGCCGACCGCCGTCGTCACGAGATCCGCCTTCGCGACCGCCGCGGCGACGTCGTCCGTCCGCTTGCCGTCGATCGCGTCGACGCCTTCGACGCGGATCGTGTCGCCGCTGCCGTTCGCGAGAGCGACCTCGTAGCTGCCGCGCTCCTGCAGCAGCTTCACGAGGGCGTCGTTCACGTCGACGAACACGACGTTATACCCGGCTTTCGCCAGCATGAGGCCGATGAAGCCGCGTCCGATGTTGCCGGCTCCGAAATGTACCGCGTTCATTCGTCCATCCCGCTTTCGAAAATGTCGATGAGCGCTTGCTCCGAGTCGGCCGACAGGATGCGTTCGAAGCTCTCTTCATCGGAGCAAATCATCGCTACGTTCGTGAGGATGTCGAGGTGATCGTCGCCGGCCGCCGCGATGCCGATGACGAGCTTCGCCGTTTGGCCGTCCCCGAACGGCACGCCGTCCGGGAACACAAGGATCGACATGCCCGTGGTACGGACTAGGCTTTTCGCTTCGTTCGTGCCGTGCGGGATGGCGAGGCCGCCGCCCATGTAGGTGGAAGCAATCGAGTCGCGCTCGATCATCTTGTCGACATACTCGGCGGGCACGTGGCCCGCGTCGACGAGCAGCTGCCCGGCCATGCGGATCGCTTCGTTTTTGTCTGCCGCCTTAGCGTTGAGGCGTACTTTCTCTTTGGATAAAATGCTCATCTTACGCTCCACTCCTATCGATATTTGTATGGATATATTCTTCGAGCTGTCCTGCCAAATAACTCAGTATGGTTGCTGCGTCGTCCGTCGTCAGCGCATCGACGAATTCGGGCTGCAGCAGCATCGCGCTCACTTCGCTGAGCAGCTCGAGCTCGTGGCGGGCGAGCCGCTGCGGCGCGAGCATGAGCAGAAAGCGGGAGATGCGGCCGTCGTTCGCCGCAGGACCGGGGGCCTGCGCGAGCGGCGCGCCGATCGGCGGTTCGAGCTTGAACAGCGCCAGCACCGGCGACTCGAGCCGATCGCTGCGCGTATGCAGCAGCGCCAGCTCCGTCCCCGGGATGAGCAGGGAGCCCTGGCGTTCGCGCTCGAGCAACCGGTCGGCTACGTCGCCGGCCGCCTCGCCGGCCCGCGCCAATCGGCAGGCTTCGGTGAGCAGCTCGCGTTCGCCGCGCCCGGCGGTCCGGAGCGTGTGGACGTCGAACCGCTCGAGCAGCCGCAGCACGCCGTCGGCGTACCGCCGCAGCGAGCGCAGCCGCTCGAGCGCGCCCGCGCCGTCGTGCGCCGCATCGGGTTTGTCCGCGGCATCGTTTCGCTTGCGGGAGGCGACGTCGCGCAGCGCTTCGCGAAGCCGCTCCGTCTCCTCGGCGGTGAGCAGCGGCGACAGCTTCAAATATTGCTCCGGCGGGATCGGCAGGTCGACGGTCGACACGATCAAATCGTAATCGCCGCTCGGCCGATGGGCCGCCTCGAACCACGACGCATGGCCGATGATGTCGACCTGCGGGAATTCTTTGGCGATGCGGACGGCAAGCATGTTCGAAGAGCCGATGCCGCTCGTGCAGACGAGCAGCGCCCGAACGGCCGCCGGCAGCTGCTTCGCCCGCTCCAGCGAAGCGCCGAAATGCATCGCGAGAAATCCGATCTCTTCGTCCGGCAGCGCAAGGTCCGGGAAGGCGTCCGAGGCGGCCGCTTTGACGGCGGCGAACAGCGCCTCGTAGTCCTTGCGGATTTGGGGCAGCAGCGGATTGCGAATCGTTCCGCCGGCGCGGATGCGCGCAAGCGCGGGCTCGAGATGCAGCAGCAGCCCTTCCCGCAGCTGGCGGTCCCCGGCGAGCGACGCGTCGAGGCGCCGTTCCACGCCGCGGATGAGCGCTTCGGCCGCCTGCAGCCGCAGTCCGTCGAACGAGGCCAGGCCGCCGCCGCTCGGCGCCCCGTCCGCCGGCTCCGCGAGCAGCGCGGCGATATGCGCCGCTTCGTCCGGCGGCAGCGCTTCGACGCCGATCCGCTCGGCGAGGGCGCGCGCGGTGTCGAGGTGCGCCGCGGCTTCGCGGGGCGGCTCGGCCGGCGCGCCGATGCGGCGGCCTTTCCGGAAGCGGGCGAACGCGACCGAGAGCTGCAGCAGCTTGCGCGTGTACGCCGCTTCTGACAGCTCGTCGGCGCGGTTGCGCTGCAGCGCCCAGAGCGCCTGCTCGAGCGGGAACAGCGTCGCCCCTCCGACCATGTCGAGCAGCTTCGCGTTGACCGGGTGCGGCGCCTCGCCCGGCTCCGGCCGGCCGAACAAATCGGATTCGTCCAGCATATCGAGGGCGAGCTTCACGATCGCTTCGCGCTTCGCCGCCTCGGAGCCCTCGAGCGCCACGCCGTAGCCTCTGCGGCGCACGAGCGTTAGGCCGCGCTTCGCCGCCCACGGCTCGACCTCGTCGAGGTCGTGCGTCACGGTCGGCGCCGTCACCTGCAGCTCGTGCGAGAGCGCGAACAGCTTCGCCGGCTCGCCGGCGTCGAGCAGCTCGCACAGCAGCAGCGTCTTCCGGTCGACGGCCGACAAATCGTGCGATTCGGCGTGGCGGATGACGTGCTCGAGGGAAGCGAGCCGCTCCGGCGGCGCGTCGAGCCTCAGGCCCGCGCCCGCCTTTTTGTGCAGGGCGACGCCGACCGACGCGAGCAGCGCTTCGATGTCGGGCAGCTCGCGATGGACGGTGCGCCCGCTGACGCCCGCCGCCTCGGCGAGCTCGCCCGCGGATACGTCGCCGTGGGCGCGAAGCAGCGCTTCGATAATTTTCTTTTGTCGCTGGGATACCTTCATGGCATGCATGGCGCGCGGCTCCCTTGGGAAACGGAAATGGACCTAACGCCGACGACTCGGGGTCGGCAGCGTTAGGGTCGGAAGATGTCCAATTACTTGAATCGCTTTACGAGCTCGTCGTATTCCGGGCTCTTCAAGAAATCGTCGATGGAAATATGCTCCGCGTTCGGCGCTTTTTGCTTTGCGCGGTCGGTCAGCGTTTTGTGCGTGATGACGATGTCGGCGTCCGACGGAATGTCGTTGATCGCCGTATTCGTCACCGCGATCGGCACGTCGGCCGACTTCATTTTTTTCCGAAGGATGGACGCGCCCATGGCGCTGGAGCCCATGCCGGCATCGCAGGAGAAGACGATTTTCTTCACTTCGTCCTTCGCTTTGGCCGGCGTTGGCGCCGCAGCTTGCGCCGCAGACTGCGCCGGAGCGGCCGCGGTCGAGCCGGCACTCTTCATTTCGCGCATCTTCGCCTGCGCTTGCTCCAGATCTTCTTCCGACTGACGGCCCGTCTTCAGCAGCAGCGCGGACACCGCGAACGATGCGGCGGCGGCGGTCAATACGCCGGCGAGCACCGGCAGCAGCCCGCCCCGCGGCGACATGGCGGCCAGCGCGAAAATGCTGCCCGGCGACGGCGTCGCGACGAGCCCCGCGCCGAGAATCAAGAACGTGAATGTGCCGACGACGCCGCCTGCAATGACGCCGAGAATGAGGCGCGGGTTCATGAGAATGTACGGGAAGTAAATCTCGTGAATGCCCCCAAGGAAGTGGATGATCGTCGCGCCCGGCGCCGACTGCTTCGCCGCGCCCCGGCCGACGAGCCAGTACGCGAGCAGGACGCCGAGGCCCGGACCCGGGTTCGCTTCCAGCAGGAAGATGATCGACTTGCCGGCGGTCGACGCCTGCTCGAGCGCGATCGGACCGAGCACGCCGTGGTTGATCGCGTTGTTGAGGAACAAAATTTTACCCGGCTCGATCAACAAGTTCGCGAGCGGGAGCAGTCCGGTGTCGACGAGGAAGCCGACGCCGCCTGCGAGCGCCTGGCTGATCGCTTGCACGACCGGGCCGATGCCGACGTACGCGAGCAGCGCCAGCGCCGCGCCGATGATGCCGGCGGAGAAGTTGTTGACGAGCATCTCGAAGCCGGCGCGGACTTTGCCTTCGATCGACTTGTCGAACTTCTTCAGCACCCAGGCCGAGAGCGGTCCGACGATCATCGCCCCGAGGAACATCGGGATCGAGGAGCCGACGACGACGCCCATCGTCGCCACGGCGCCGATGACGCCGCCGCGCGTGCCGTGGATCATCGAGCCGCCCGTATAACCGATGAGGATCGGGAGCAGGTACGTGATCATCGGGCTGACGAGCGCAGCGAGATTTTCGTTCGGAATCCAGCCGGTCGGAATGAACAACGCGGTAATAAGACCCCATGCGATGAACGCGCCGATATTCGGCATCACCATACCGCTTAAGAATCGGCCGAATTTTTGAACCGATACGCGAAGACCTCCTTGGCCTTGCGATGAAGCAGTGTCTTGCATGGACGAAACCTCCTTAACATCCAATCTATTGAGAGTAGTATGGGTTAAATCCTTACGAACAAATCGTAAGATAAACCGTTTTCAGCTTCAACAAAAGGATAATCAGGTTCCGTCATGATTGCCGATGACAGCATTTTGTTTTATTTGCGGCGTTAATAATGAGGGGGCGCGAGCGGCGGGTTTGGTGGGGGAGAGGATGCAGGAGCATCGGGGGGCGTTGAAGTATTCAGCGATTCGTCCGCCTCGGGTCCGCGGGCAGTTTAGCCGGAGTTTTTCCGACTATTTCGTCCCGAGCAGGGGCCGCAGGCAGAATAGTCGGAGTTTTTCCGGCTATTTCGTCCCGCGCAGGGGCCGCAGGCAGAATAGTCGGAGTTACTCCGGCTATTCCGTCCCGAGCAGGGTCCGCGGGCAGTTTAGTCGGAGTTTCTCCGACTATTTCGTCCCGAGCAGGGTCCGCGGGCAGTTTAGTCGGAGTTTCTCCGACTATTCCGTCTCGCGCAAGGTTCGGCGGCAGAATAGTCGGAGTTTCTCCGACTATTTCGTCCCGCGCAGGGGCCGCAGGCAGCTTAGTCGGAGTTTCTCCGACTATTTCGTCCCAAGCAGGGTCGGCGGGCGGTTTAGTCGGAGTTTCTCCGACTATTTCGTCCCGCGTAAGGTCCGGCGGCAGTTTAGTCGGAGTTTTTCCGACTATTTCGACCCGAGCAGAGGCCGCAGGCAGCTTAGTCGGAGTTTCTCCGACTGTACCGCATCGCGCAAGGTCCGCAGGCAGTTTAGTCGGAGTTTCTCCGACTATTCCGTCTCGCGCAAGGTTCGGCGGCAGCTTAGTCGGAGTTTCTCCGACTATTCCGCATCGCTCAAGGTCCGGCGGCAGAATAGTCGGAGTTTTTCCGACTATTTCGTCCCGCGCAGGGGCCGCAGGCAGTTTAGTCGGAGTTTCTCCGACTATTCCGCACCGTGCAAGGTCCAGCGTCAGTTTAGTCGGAGTTTCTCCGACTATTTCGTCCCGCGCAGGGTCCGCGAGCAGTTTAGTCGGAGTTTCTCCAACTATTTCGTTCCGCGCAGGGTCCGGCGGCAGTTTAGTCGGAGTTTCTCCGACTATTCCGCACCGTGCAGGGTCCGCAGGCAGAATAGTCGGAGTTTTTCCGACTATTTCGTCCCGCGCAGGGTCCGCGGGCAGTTTAGTCGGAGTTTCTCCGACTATTCCGCACCGCGCCAGGTCCAGCGGCAATATAGTCGGAGTTTCTCCGACTGTTCCGCATCGCGCAAGGTCCGTCCGCCAGCAGTGTAGTCGAAGTTCCTCCGACGATGGACTACGCGAGCTCGTTCAGCACCTGCTCCACCTTGGCGATATGCGCCTCCATGCGGCGCTGCGCCTCGGCGGCGTCGCCGTCGCGGATCGCTTCGAGGATCGAGCGATGCTCCCGCAGCAGCCGCTCGGCGGTCGACTGCTCGGCGTAAAACCACAGCTCCCGCGTGTCCCGCATGCTGTCGTGCAGCCGCTCTGTCAGCGACTCCATCATGTCGACCAGCAGCGGGTTGCGGGTGGCGGCGGCGACGCCGAGATGAAACTTGACGTCGGCTTGCTCGCCGAGCGACTGGTCGCCGAGGCCGCGCTCCATCTCCGCCACCAGCGCCTCGAGCGCGGCGACGTCCTCCGCGGTCCGGTTGGCGGCGGCGAGGGCGGCGCAGCCCGCCTCGAGCACGCGGCGCACCTCGAGGATGCGCTTCAGCGTCGCGGCGCGGCCGGACCACAGCGCGGGGCGGTCCCGCGCGGGCGCCGGCGGCGGCGCCGCCAAGGCGAACGTGCCCCCGCCTTGGCGAACGGCGAGCCGGCCCATCGCCTTCAAGGCGCTGATCGCTTCGCGGACGGTGGAGCGGCCGACGCCGTAGCGCCGGCTCAATTCGTCGACGGACGGGAGCCTCGCGCCCGGCGCGAACGTGCCGTCGTCGAGCTGGCGGAGCAAATCCGCTTGGACCCATTCGGAGCTTTTCATCGGGCGCGGGGCTTCGCCGGCCGGAAGAGCGGACGGTCCTTCTTGTCGGTTGGTCATCGGCTTTGCCGCCTCCTTTTACGCAGAAGCAAATTTATCGAAACGGTCTCTATTGGCCATATCCATTTCCACTATTTTATTGTATACTACTCTCACACTAAAGTCATCAGATGACCTGACGACCGTGATTTCGGGGAGGATGAAACGCAGTGCTGCCGGAACAAGTAAAACGAGAGCTTGAGGACATATTGGGTTCAGCTTATGTGAAAGACGATCCGCAAACGCGGGTTACGCATTCGTACGATGGAACGCCGATGCTGCAATCGCTGCCGGACGCGGTCGTGTACCCGGCGTCGACGGAGGACGTGTCGCGGACGATGAAGGTGCTACATAAGCATCGCATTCCGGTCGTGTCGCGCGGCTCCGGGACGAACTTGTGCGGAGGCACGGTGCCGACGGAAGGCGGGGTCGTCATGGTTATGCACCGGATGAACCGCATTCTCGAGGTCGACCTCGAAAATTTGACCGCCACGGTTCAGCCGGGCCTCAATACGAAGCAGTTCATTACGCACGTGGAAGAGCTTGGCTTGTTTTATCCGCCGGACCCGAGCTCGATGGCCGTCTCGACGATCGGCGGCAACATCGCCGAATGCTCCGGCGGTCTGCGCGGGCTGAAATACGGCACGACGAAAGATTACGTGATCGGGCTCGAGGCGGTGCTCGCGAACGGAGACGTGCTTCGCACGGGCGG
This genomic window contains:
- a CDS encoding BglG family transcription antiterminator is translated as MHAMKVSQRQKKIIEALLRAHGDVSAGELAEAAGVSGRTVHRELPDIEALLASVGVALHKKAGAGLRLDAPPERLASLEHVIRHAESHDLSAVDRKTLLLCELLDAGEPAKLFALSHELQVTAPTVTHDLDEVEPWAAKRGLTLVRRRGYGVALEGSEAAKREAIVKLALDMLDESDLFGRPEPGEAPHPVNAKLLDMVGGATLFPLEQALWALQRNRADELSEAAYTRKLLQLSVAFARFRKGRRIGAPAEPPREAAAHLDTARALAERIGVEALPPDEAAHIAALLAEPADGAPSGGGLASFDGLRLQAAEALIRGVERRLDASLAGDRQLREGLLLHLEPALARIRAGGTIRNPLLPQIRKDYEALFAAVKAAASDAFPDLALPDEEIGFLAMHFGASLERAKQLPAAVRALLVCTSGIGSSNMLAVRIAKEFPQVDIIGHASWFEAAHRPSGDYDLIVSTVDLPIPPEQYLKLSPLLTAEETERLREALRDVASRKRNDAADKPDAAHDGAGALERLRSLRRYADGVLRLLERFDVHTLRTAGRGERELLTEACRLARAGEAAGDVADRLLERERQGSLLIPGTELALLHTRSDRLESPVLALFKLEPPIGAPLAQAPGPAANDGRISRFLLMLAPQRLARHELELLSEVSAMLLQPEFVDALTTDDAATILSYLAGQLEEYIHTNIDRSGA
- a CDS encoding PTS mannitol transporter subunit IICBA, which codes for MQDTASSQGQGGLRVSVQKFGRFLSGMVMPNIGAFIAWGLITALFIPTGWIPNENLAALVSPMITYLLPILIGYTGGSMIHGTRGGVIGAVATMGVVVGSSIPMFLGAMIVGPLSAWVLKKFDKSIEGKVRAGFEMLVNNFSAGIIGAALALLAYVGIGPVVQAISQALAGGVGFLVDTGLLPLANLLIEPGKILFLNNAINHGVLGPIALEQASTAGKSIIFLLEANPGPGLGVLLAYWLVGRGAAKQSAPGATIIHFLGGIHEIYFPYILMNPRLILGVIAGGVVGTFTFLILGAGLVATPSPGSIFALAAMSPRGGLLPVLAGVLTAAAASFAVSALLLKTGRQSEEDLEQAQAKMREMKSAGSTAAAPAQSAAQAAAPTPAKAKDEVKKIVFSCDAGMGSSAMGASILRKKMKSADVPIAVTNTAINDIPSDADIVITHKTLTDRAKQKAPNAEHISIDDFLKSPEYDELVKRFK
- a CDS encoding FadR/GntR family transcriptional regulator, translating into MTNRQEGPSALPAGEAPRPMKSSEWVQADLLRQLDDGTFAPGARLPSVDELSRRYGVGRSTVREAISALKAMGRLAVRQGGGTFALAAPPPAPARDRPALWSGRAATLKRILEVRRVLEAGCAALAAANRTAEDVAALEALVAEMERGLGDQSLGEQADVKFHLGVAAATRNPLLVDMMESLTERLHDSMRDTRELWFYAEQSTAERLLREHRSILEAIRDGDAAEAQRRMEAHIAKVEQVLNELA